From a single Apium graveolens cultivar Ventura chromosome 2, ASM990537v1, whole genome shotgun sequence genomic region:
- the LOC141695252 gene encoding uncharacterized protein LOC141695252, protein MMLEFGDPDLEGLKFPQDDPLVITLIIRNCPVMRVLVDNGAFVDILFHDTFIRMGYNESQLAPSDAPIYAFNHMECKVEGAIQLPVTIGEEPREATHILNFQVVKEASTYNAIMGRIGIHDFKAVPSTYHMVLPIEDMDVRENNELQGKPSEDLVPIPLDPLEPEKVTYIEASLDKPLKGRMTNFLQENNDIFAWTVADMPGIDPNLITHRLNVDPTRKAVKQKKRTYAPDRIKAIKQEAEKLLEAGFIEKV, encoded by the exons ATGATGCTTGAATTTGGTGACccagaccttgaaggtttgaaatttcctcaggATGATCCTCTGGTTATCACTCTGATAATTAGAAATTGTCCTGTTATGAGGGTCCTAGTGGACAATGGAGCTTTCGTGGACATTCTGTTCCATGACACATTcataaggatgggttacaatgaatCTCAACTAGCTCCATCTGATGCACCTATCTACGCGTTTAACCATATGGAATGCAAAGTCGAAGGAGCAATACAACTTCCTGTAACTATCGGGGAGGAGCCCAGGGAGGCCACGCATATTTTAAATTTTCAGGTTGTCAAGGAAGCCTctacttacaatgctatcatgggtagAATAGGGATCCATGATTTTAAGGCTGTACCCTCAACCTACCATATG GTCCTCCCCATTGAAGACATGGATGTCCGAGAGAATAACGAACTACAAGGGAAGCCATCCGAGGACTTGGTCCCAATTCCCTTAGATCCCTTAGAGCCGGAGAAGGTCACGTACATAGAGGCATCTCTGGACAAGCCCTTGAAGGGCCGAATGACAAATTTCCTCCAAGAAAACAATGATATATTTGCTTGGACAGTAGCTGATATGCCTGGTATTGACCCAAACCTTATAACTCATAGGTTGAACGTTGATCCAACTCGGAAGGCTGTAAAGCAAAAGAAGAGAACATATGCCCCTGATAGGATAAAAGCCATTAAGCAGGAGGCCGAGAAGCTTTTAGAAGCTGGATTTATTGAGAAAGTGTAA